From the Spiroplasma chrysopicola DF-1 genome, one window contains:
- the rplK gene encoding 50S ribosomal protein L11: MAKITRIAKLEFNAGQAKPGPELASLGINMPQFCTQFNDATKDRMGDVVPVVITAFDDKSFKFELKTTPAAILLKKAAKIQKGSPKAKEQKVATITADDVRKIAEYKLVDLNANDVEAAMKIIAGTARNMGIVVEGMPSNEGKKA, from the coding sequence GTGGCAAAAATTACAAGAATTGCAAAATTAGAGTTTAATGCAGGACAGGCAAAACCAGGGCCAGAATTGGCTTCATTGGGAATTAATATGCCTCAATTCTGTACTCAATTCAATGATGCAACAAAAGACCGAATGGGAGATGTTGTTCCCGTTGTTATTACAGCATTTGACGACAAGTCATTTAAATTTGAGTTGAAAACAACTCCAGCAGCAATTTTATTAAAAAAAGCGGCTAAAATTCAAAAAGGATCACCAAAAGCGAAAGAACAAAAAGTGGCAACGATTACGGCTGATGATGTGCGTAAAATTGCGGAATATAAATTAGTTGATTTAAATGCTAATGATGTTGAAGCAGCAATGAAAATTATTGCGGGAACTGCTCGTAATATGGGAATTGTCGTTGAAGGAATGCCTTCAAATGAAGGGAAGAAAGCATAA
- the rplA gene encoding 50S ribosomal protein L1: MAKFGKKYNQAIKLVEANKPYPILEALELAKKTSTTKFDATVEVAFNLNVDPRHADQQIRGAVVLPKGTGKTQKILVLTNTKEADAKEAGADFVGGKDLIEKIQKENWFDFDVIIATPDIMAELGKIGKILGPKGLMPNPKTGTVTPDVKKAIEDVKKGKVEYRVDKNGNIHAIVGKTSFATDALKANYDVIFDTIRRAKPAAVKGAYIKNIAVSTTMGPGIKVLIEL; encoded by the coding sequence ATGGCTAAATTTGGAAAAAAATATAACCAAGCAATAAAATTAGTGGAAGCTAATAAGCCTTATCCAATTTTAGAAGCTTTAGAACTTGCTAAAAAAACTTCAACAACTAAATTTGACGCAACAGTTGAAGTCGCTTTTAACTTAAATGTTGATCCTCGTCATGCTGACCAACAAATTAGAGGAGCTGTTGTTTTACCAAAAGGAACAGGAAAAACTCAAAAAATTTTAGTCTTAACTAATACAAAAGAAGCTGATGCAAAAGAAGCTGGGGCAGACTTTGTTGGGGGGAAAGACTTAATTGAAAAAATTCAAAAAGAAAACTGATTTGATTTTGATGTTATTATCGCAACCCCAGATATCATGGCTGAATTAGGAAAAATTGGGAAAATTTTAGGACCAAAAGGTTTAATGCCAAACCCTAAAACTGGAACAGTAACACCAGATGTTAAGAAAGCAATTGAAGATGTTAAAAAAGGGAAAGTTGAATACCGTGTTGATAAAAACGGGAATATTCACGCAATTGTAGGAAAAACATCATTTGCAACAGATGCTTTAAAAGCTAACTATGATGTTATTTTTGACACAATTCGTCGTGCTAAACCAGCTGCTGTTAAAGGAGCATATATTAAAAATATTGCTGTTTCAACAACAATGGGGCCAGGAATCAAAGTTTTAATTGAATTATAA
- a CDS encoding pilus assembly protein N-terminal domain-containing protein, with product MDSTRVELLEKQTDEVTIKNFNDLKNVKIVNWDESLISVFLENNKILITGIKVGETTINIVADNKQMVEVSVKVHELIKKQIILDKSAVSMKEGFEQNVLITNYSQFVNIRVSPKDYTIVDSSYKNGTINIFGKKVGTTIINIVADNGYHSLVTVSVNPNPDIKENIILNANSSVVRINTISVVNILNYSDLKNIQVSSDNSLIARVALFNDDIIIIGDLQGSTIITVTADNGNTTSIATKVVQQLRGGINTSSDSIIVEVGKSTDVKITNFISLTNVKVWVEDINIINYSIFDNAVIVKAINVGSTSLLIRADNGFIKVVTVRVIPKSKININLDSQNASVQTSNIVNVNIINFIDLENVEVSTDNSLIANAELVDNVINIIGIAQGTTNIIVTADNAYDNQIAVTVEPRAKINIDLSASSAIVDVDSSTNVQILNFIDLVNPQVAVFNSSIASVTLEGSNILVTGISYGETTITITASNGISNILNVIVNQKQFKTINLERTEITITETASANIVITNFADLSEIKLVAQNNLIADISLEDDTIIIKGLTVGTTSVLVGANDAFIATIDVTVNPKEKIDINLLTNSTTIEVNSNTNVEIINFNELENIQLLIDDSSIVNARLIDNNINITGLAEGTTVVKVKADNGKTTSLTIIVNSIPKINIQLSSTSAILTTTKPTSVSILNFDDLINPHVWSNNEEIAIAHLANNKVNINGKSLGIVIITVTADNANSVNIAVTVTKSNTKIKVDYYNLTAYVNNIEIINIINFDDLVNVWVHSTEQKIGSAILEEDRIVIIGYKPGTFKIIVNADNALPIEINITIIKTKNIY from the coding sequence TTGGACTCAACAAGAGTTGAACTTCTTGAGAAACAAACAGATGAAGTTACTATTAAAAATTTTAATGATTTAAAAAATGTTAAAATAGTAAATTGAGATGAATCATTAATATCAGTATTTTTAGAAAATAATAAAATATTAATAACAGGTATTAAAGTTGGTGAAACAACTATTAATATTGTAGCTGATAATAAACAAATGGTAGAAGTTAGCGTTAAAGTCCATGAATTAATAAAAAAACAAATTATTTTAGATAAGAGTGCAGTTTCAATGAAAGAAGGATTTGAACAAAATGTTTTAATTACAAACTATAGTCAGTTTGTAAACATTAGAGTTAGTCCAAAAGATTATACTATTGTTGATTCAAGTTACAAAAATGGAACTATTAATATTTTTGGCAAAAAAGTAGGAACAACAATAATAAATATTGTAGCTGATAATGGTTATCATTCATTAGTAACTGTATCAGTGAATCCTAATCCTGATATTAAAGAGAATATTATTTTAAATGCAAATTCAAGTGTGGTTCGTATTAATACAATTTCAGTAGTTAATATTTTAAATTATAGTGATTTAAAAAATATTCAAGTATCATCAGACAATAGTTTAATTGCTAGGGTAGCACTTTTTAATGATGATATAATCATTATTGGAGATTTACAAGGATCAACAATAATTACTGTTACAGCTGATAATGGTAATACTACTTCAATTGCTACTAAGGTAGTACAACAATTACGAGGGGGAATTAATACCAGTTCTGATTCAATTATAGTTGAGGTAGGAAAAAGTACTGATGTAAAAATTACTAATTTTATTAGTTTAACTAATGTTAAAGTATGAGTAGAAGATATAAATATTATCAATTATTCTATTTTTGATAATGCAGTTATTGTTAAAGCTATTAATGTTGGTTCAACATCATTATTAATTAGAGCTGATAATGGCTTTATTAAAGTTGTTACAGTAAGAGTTATTCCAAAATCTAAAATTAATATTAATTTAGATTCTCAAAATGCTAGTGTCCAAACAAGCAATATAGTAAATGTTAATATAATTAATTTTATTGATTTAGAAAATGTTGAAGTATCTACTGACAATTCTTTGATTGCTAATGCTGAATTAGTTGATAATGTTATTAATATTATTGGTATAGCACAAGGAACAACTAATATAATAGTAACTGCTGATAATGCTTATGATAATCAAATTGCAGTAACAGTAGAACCACGCGCTAAAATAAATATTGATTTATCAGCATCATCAGCAATAGTTGATGTAGATTCAAGCACTAATGTTCAAATTCTTAATTTTATTGATTTAGTAAATCCTCAAGTCGCAGTTTTTAATTCATCAATTGCTAGTGTCACATTGGAAGGAAGTAATATTTTAGTTACTGGTATTTCTTATGGAGAAACTACTATCACAATAACTGCTTCTAATGGGATAAGTAATATTTTAAATGTAATTGTTAACCAAAAACAATTTAAAACTATTAATTTGGAGCGTACTGAAATAACAATTACAGAAACAGCAAGTGCTAATATTGTAATTACTAACTTTGCTGATTTATCAGAAATTAAATTAGTTGCTCAAAATAATTTAATAGCAGATATTAGTTTAGAAGATGACACAATTATAATTAAAGGTTTAACTGTTGGAACAACCTCTGTATTAGTAGGTGCTAATGATGCTTTTATTGCAACTATTGATGTTACTGTTAATCCAAAAGAAAAAATAGATATTAATTTATTAACTAATTCAACAACAATTGAAGTTAATTCAAACACTAATGTTGAAATCATTAATTTTAATGAATTGGAAAATATCCAATTATTAATTGACGATTCTTCAATTGTAAATGCTAGATTAATTGATAATAATATTAATATTACTGGTTTAGCAGAAGGAACAACAGTTGTAAAAGTTAAAGCTGATAATGGTAAAACTACTTCATTGACTATTATTGTTAATTCAATTCCAAAAATTAATATTCAATTAAGTTCAACTTCAGCTATTTTAACAACAACTAAACCAACTAGTGTTTCTATTCTTAATTTTGATGATTTAATAAATCCTCATGTATGATCAAACAATGAAGAAATTGCAATAGCACATCTTGCTAATAATAAAGTTAATATAAATGGAAAAAGTTTAGGTATAGTAATTATTACTGTGACAGCTGATAATGCTAATTCTGTTAATATTGCAGTTACTGTAACAAAATCAAATACAAAAATTAAAGTTGATTATTATAATCTGACTGCATATGTAAACAATATAGAAATTATTAATATAATTAATTTTGATGATTTAGTAAATGTTTGAGTCCACTCAACTGAGCAAAAAATAGGCTCAGCTATTTTAGAAGAAGATAGAATAGTAATTATTGGTTATAAGCCTGGAACATTCAAAATTATTGTTAATGCTGACAATGCCTTACCAATTGAAATAAATATAACTATAATTAAAACAAAGAATATTTATTAA
- a CDS encoding NAD(P)-dependent oxidoreductase, whose translation MSNKIKMVCYGVRKTERPLFEELNKNYGYELTLLEEYLTKDNIVTAKGHDAVMVRANCDCEAENLLKMQEYGIKYLLTRTVGYNHIDLDKAHELGFKMAYVPGYSPNAVSELAVAMGNALLRNLFYMADRQHHTNFKVDDFMFAKEIRNSTIGIIGTGRIGLEAAKAWAGMGAKVLGYDVYQSDQAKKILTYVDLDTLIKESDLISLHCPYIKEQNHHLVNKEFLARMKPGSVLINAARGPLADLEAVYEAVKSGYLKGVGLDVLENEGAVFFKDFKGQPTSDAITNKLLELYPRVIITPHIGSYTDEAVKNMIEITYENLKVILSGQECKNKI comes from the coding sequence ATGAGTAATAAGATTAAAATGGTATGTTATGGGGTTCGTAAAACTGAACGCCCATTATTTGAAGAACTTAATAAAAACTATGGTTATGAATTAACATTATTAGAAGAATATTTAACAAAAGATAATATTGTTACAGCGAAGGGCCATGATGCGGTCATGGTCCGTGCTAATTGTGATTGTGAAGCGGAAAACTTGTTAAAAATGCAAGAATATGGCATTAAATACTTATTAACAAGAACAGTTGGTTATAACCACATTGATTTAGACAAAGCCCATGAATTAGGCTTTAAAATGGCTTATGTACCAGGGTATTCACCAAATGCGGTTAGTGAATTAGCTGTCGCAATGGGGAATGCTTTATTACGAAACTTATTTTATATGGCTGATCGTCAACATCATACTAATTTTAAAGTTGATGACTTTATGTTTGCTAAAGAAATCCGTAATTCAACAATTGGAATTATTGGTACAGGGCGCATTGGCTTAGAAGCTGCCAAAGCATGAGCTGGAATGGGTGCTAAAGTCTTAGGATATGATGTTTATCAAAGTGATCAGGCTAAAAAAATCTTAACTTATGTTGATTTAGATACTTTAATTAAAGAAAGTGATTTGATTTCATTACATTGTCCTTATATTAAAGAACAAAATCATCATTTAGTTAATAAGGAATTTTTAGCAAGAATGAAACCAGGGTCAGTTTTAATTAATGCTGCTCGCGGCCCATTAGCTGATTTAGAAGCAGTTTATGAAGCGGTTAAGAGTGGGTATTTAAAAGGAGTGGGGCTAGATGTTTTAGAAAATGAAGGAGCAGTTTTCTTCAAAGACTTTAAGGGTCAACCAACTTCGGATGCGATTACTAATAAATTATTAGAATTATATCCCCGAGTAATTATTACTCCGCACATTGGTTCTTATACTGATGAGGCAGTTAAAAATATGATTGAAATTACTTATGAAAATTTAAAAGTTATTCTTAGTGGGCAAGAATGTAAAAATAAAATATAA
- a CDS encoding TMEM164 family acyltransferase — MTTFYWLIAIVLIVFACLSLNMFPKFYAKTTKKLYLRGIILILIIIVQVSHFISYAMEKGFNNIISYFYLQVCTITSFALIILLIYPKKIFLECFGPLAITGPLFALAVPLNYYPSSFWYYEYYFGHGLITYGYLYVYWYGITNYKFDHRTVSRSVIILIIIYLCAELFNNYFGTEYILDTYWYMTCLFPEGWHMKEWSRPAISAVFFFVIGPVVILIGVLPLWFFKPIYDLQQNQFLHPTWSNVAWAKIKKRKKPSNKVLH, encoded by the coding sequence ATGACAACTTTTTATTGATTAATTGCTATTGTTCTAATTGTTTTTGCTTGTTTATCTTTAAATATGTTCCCAAAATTTTATGCTAAAACAACCAAAAAGCTTTATTTGAGAGGAATTATTTTAATATTAATTATTATTGTCCAAGTTTCACATTTTATTAGTTATGCAATGGAAAAAGGGTTTAATAATATTATTTCCTATTTTTATTTGCAAGTTTGTACTATTACAAGTTTTGCCTTAATAATTTTATTAATTTATCCAAAAAAAATTTTCTTAGAGTGTTTTGGTCCTTTAGCAATTACCGGGCCATTATTTGCCTTAGCGGTACCATTAAATTATTATCCAAGTAGTTTTTGATATTATGAATATTATTTTGGTCATGGGTTGATTACTTATGGTTATTTATATGTTTATTGGTATGGTATTACTAATTATAAATTTGACCATCGGACTGTTTCAAGGTCAGTGATTATTTTAATTATTATCTACTTATGTGCTGAATTATTTAATAACTATTTTGGAACTGAATATATTTTAGATACCTATTGATATATGACATGTTTATTTCCAGAAGGATGACATATGAAAGAATGGTCACGACCAGCTATTAGCGCCGTTTTCTTTTTTGTAATTGGTCCGGTTGTCATTCTGATTGGGGTTTTACCACTGTGGTTTTTTAAACCAATCTATGATTTACAACAAAACCAGTTTTTACATCCAACATGATCAAATGTTGCTTGAGCAAAAATTAAAAAAAGAAAAAAGCCATCAAATAAAGTTTTACATTAA
- a CDS encoding AEC family transporter: MQWYLQANVGEAVVTTLKDWAFWSAILATMFVIFLGWFLTKRGTFKKDWEAVLIKVVMVVGLPALAFNGFMSDTSVGEVKTQLAILLVGFLFYIILGIITKYFYIKYEKDVRDALTMCTVFASTTFFGIPIVTALFGKESSVPANIFNIPYRVFLYSLGFIVMSKPVATLVATEAQTVKSTIVDVGQNSAMAQQTVGEIKAAKKKAVVTNLKQIFLNPILIATLIGFTFWVTQLIPGIKVVPDQTTIGSGKLFSPLRLDNTFPPLFKVTKTLEGICTPLAWLAIGITLAKGNFKEAMADKKVWYGTMMKVIFAPAVGLLLTIVFAAIGKTTGAWHLDTIGLSVIVIMLAAPPASVIVAYSINYKKQPLLTSNLTLTATLFSIIVLPIWVIVTTAIGATSLFTY; the protein is encoded by the coding sequence ATGCAGTGATATCTACAAGCAAATGTGGGCGAAGCAGTTGTGACAACCTTGAAAGACTGAGCTTTTTGAAGCGCAATCTTAGCGACCATGTTTGTTATTTTTTTAGGTTGATTTTTAACAAAACGGGGAACTTTTAAGAAAGACTGAGAAGCAGTATTAATTAAAGTGGTAATGGTCGTGGGACTACCAGCCTTAGCATTTAATGGATTTATGAGTGATACTTCAGTTGGGGAAGTTAAAACCCAATTAGCTATTTTATTAGTTGGATTTTTATTTTATATAATATTAGGGATTATAACAAAGTATTTTTACATTAAATACGAAAAAGATGTTCGTGATGCCTTAACAATGTGTACAGTTTTCGCATCAACAACATTTTTTGGAATTCCAATTGTAACAGCTTTATTTGGGAAAGAATCATCGGTACCAGCCAATATTTTCAATATTCCGTACCGTGTTTTCCTATATTCATTAGGATTTATTGTAATGAGTAAACCAGTTGCAACTTTAGTTGCAACAGAAGCCCAAACAGTTAAGTCAACAATTGTTGATGTTGGGCAAAACAGTGCTATGGCGCAACAAACAGTTGGTGAAATTAAAGCAGCAAAGAAAAAAGCTGTTGTAACGAATTTAAAACAAATCTTTTTAAACCCAATTTTAATTGCAACATTAATTGGCTTTACATTCTGAGTAACGCAATTAATTCCTGGAATTAAAGTTGTCCCAGATCAAACAACTATTGGCTCAGGAAAATTGTTTTCACCATTACGATTGGACAATACTTTCCCACCATTATTTAAAGTAACAAAAACCTTAGAAGGAATTTGTACCCCATTAGCATGATTAGCAATTGGGATTACATTAGCAAAAGGAAACTTTAAAGAAGCAATGGCTGATAAAAAAGTATGATATGGGACAATGATGAAAGTTATTTTTGCCCCAGCAGTTGGGTTATTATTAACAATTGTTTTTGCCGCTATTGGAAAAACAACAGGAGCATGACATTTGGATACAATTGGTCTATCAGTAATTGTTATTATGTTAGCAGCTCCACCAGCTTCGGTTATCGTGGCTTATTCAATTAACTATAAAAAACAACCACTATTAACAAGTAATTTAACATTAACAGCAACCTTGTTCTCAATTATTGTGTTACCAATTTGAGTAATTGTAACAACAGCAATTGGGGCAACAAGCTTATTTACATACTAG
- a CDS encoding methylated-DNA--[protein]-cysteine S-methyltransferase codes for MQPVVSWYYQKITINTEPWILACSEQGLTFVGQTEQELINYVNKVKGQEIVLIENESKVAPYIQQFEEYFNHQRQSFTLPLDLIGTGFQKAVWKSLLTIPYGQTQYYQAVAKTINRPQATRAVGHAIGTNPLLIFVPCHRVIGKNKKLTGFRAGLGLKNWLLEFEKNN; via the coding sequence ATGCAACCAGTAGTATCATGATATTATCAAAAAATAACAATTAATACTGAGCCTTGAATATTAGCATGTTCGGAACAAGGATTGACTTTTGTTGGTCAAACGGAACAAGAATTAATTAATTATGTGAATAAGGTGAAAGGCCAGGAAATTGTTTTAATCGAAAATGAAAGCAAAGTAGCACCATATATCCAACAATTTGAAGAATATTTTAATCATCAACGTCAGTCATTTACTTTACCATTAGATTTAATTGGAACAGGATTTCAAAAAGCAGTTTGAAAAAGTTTGTTAACAATTCCATATGGGCAAACACAATATTATCAAGCAGTTGCAAAAACTATTAATCGTCCACAAGCAACTCGTGCTGTTGGCCATGCGATTGGGACTAACCCTCTTTTGATTTTTGTTCCTTGCCATCGTGTAATTGGAAAAAATAAGAAATTAACTGGTTTTCGTGCTGGCTTAGGTTTGAAAAACTGGTTGTTAGAATTTGAAAAAAATAATTAA